A region of Thermothielavioides terrestris NRRL 8126 chromosome 6, complete sequence DNA encodes the following proteins:
- a CDS encoding glycoside hydrolase family 72 protein (CAZy_ID 269747) — protein MLLHSALLALGATLAAAVQPLEVKDQYFVNPKTGNRFQIVGVAYQPGGSAGYDKAKGRDPLSDPTICLRDAALLQMLGVNTIRVYNVNPDVNHDECASIFNAAGMYMILDVNSPLVGESLTSDKPWESYYAAYLNRTFAVVEAFKNYPNTLAFFSGNEVINNVETGATVPPYMRAVTRDIKNYVKKHTSRPIPVGYSAADVRSILFDTYHYFQCALEGDDDNMSMGDIFALNSYSWCGDSNFHEASYDQLVSGFTGNSVPIFFSEYGCNTPSPRVFTEVPTIYGPQMTGVFSGGLVYEYTEEPNNYGLVNMSSTDDSAILLGDFVTLHKQYAKLNFTEIQGQKPGSSSASKPPVCSSKLITTAGFNNNFTLPSPPPGAQDIIDHGVKPTPSGKLVDIKDWTVKVTVKNVDGSVITNLAVKPLGDDDINHPGTVTDVTDNGTSTGTSTAAAATTSEDAAPRSAAVVLPAVAMGALAVVAGYAI, from the exons ATGCTT CTTCACTCGGCGCTTCTGGCGCTCGGCGCCaccctcgccgctgccgtgcaACCTCTGGAGGTGAAGGACCAGTACTTCGTCAACCCCAAGACGGGCAATCGCTTCCAGATTGTCGGTGTCGCCTATCAGCCGGGCGGCTCTGCGGGCTACGACAAGGCCAAGGGCCGCGACCCGCTCAGCGATCCGACAATCTGCCTGCGCGatgccgcgctgctgcagatgCTGGGCGTCAACACGATCCGCGTTTACAATGTGAATCCCGATGTCAACCACGATGAGTGCGCCAGCATCTtcaacgccgccggcatgTACATGATCCTCGACGTCAACTCGCCCCTGGTCGGCGAGTCCCTGACCAGCGACAAGCCCTGGGAGTCGTACTATGCCGCATACCTGAACCGCAccttcgccgtcgtcgaggcctTCAAGAACTACCCCAACACCctggccttcttctccggCAACGAGGTCATCAACAACGTGGAGACGGGCGCCACCGTGCCGCCGTACATGCGCGCCGTCACTCGGGACATCAAGAACTACGTCAAGAAGCACACGTCTCGCCCGATTCCTGTCGGCTAttccgccgccgacgtgcGCTCGATCCTGTTTGACACGTACCACTACTTCCAGTGCGCCCTGGAAGGCGACGATGACAACATGAGCATGGGTGATATCTTCGCCCTCAACAGCTACAGCTGGTGCGGCGACAGCAACTTCCACGAGGCTAGCTACGACCAGCTGGTCTCCGGCTTCACGGGCAACTCAGTgcccatcttcttctccGAGTACGGCTGCAacaccccctccccccgtgTCTTCACCGAGGTGCCCACTATCTACGGCCCGCAGATGACGGGCGTCTTCTCCGGCGGGCTTGTGTACGAGTACACGGAGGAGCCCAACAACTACGGGCTTGTCAACATGTCGAGCACCGACGACTCGGCGATCCTCCTGGGCGATTTCGTGACGCTGCACAAGCAGTACGCCAAGCTCAACTTCACCGAGATCCAGGGCCAGAAGCCcggcagctcgtcggcgtcgaaACCCCCCGTCTGCAGCTCCAAGCTCATCACCACCGCGGGCTTCAACAACAACTTCACCCTGCCCAGCCCGCCCCCGGGAGCCCAGGACATCATCGACCACGGCGTCAAGCCGACTCCGAGCGGCAAGCTGGTCGACATCAAGGACTGGACGGTCAAGGTCACCGTCAAGAACGTCGACGGCAGCGTCATCACCAACCTGGCTGTCAAGCCGcttggcgacgacgacatcAACC ACCCCGGCACCGTCACCGATGTCACCGATAacggcaccagcaccggcacctcgaccgcggccgccgccaccaccagcgaGGACGCCGCTCCCCGGTCGGCCGCCGTGGTGCTCCCTGCCGTGGCCATGGGCGCGCTGGCTGTTGTCGCCGGCTATGCCATCTAA